GAGAAGTGAGAACTTGAACCTCGTCACATTGGCATATATATGTCTTATGGTCCCCTACTTTTGAAAAGCATTACGCATGGTACAGAAGTATGCCAGGGATTTTCAGAACAAAACTAATTGTGACAACTTCTTTTATTGTAGTGGGCGCGCCTGGCAGAAATGAAGACTGCTGAAGCACGGCAGGTAGCTTGTGATGAACTGTTCACAAATGAAGACGAGGAGTACAGCCTCTATGAAGCTGTGAAATTCCTAATGCTAAACAGAGCCATCGAACTCTATGATgataaagagaagggaaaggaagtccCATTTTTTTCTGTGCTCTTATTTGCTCGAGACACATCAAGTGACCCTGGACAGCTACTGAGGAACCACCTAAACCAGGTGGGACACACTGGTGGCCTTGAGCAGGTGAGTTGTGCCTTTGAGAGTATTTTATCTCTGTTAGCACCAAATGGGATCTCACAGTTTGTAGGTCATTTTAGGAACAGCTTACCTAGGTGCTTCTGGTCCAGCATCTCGTGAGCTATAGGCTTCAGTCTCAATTGGGGCTGGACATTTTACTTGCATGTCTTACATGCATGACTTTTGGCAGGAAACCTCAGTTCTTCATTGGTAGCCAGAAAGGAGTATTCCTCACCATACGGGTCTTTCTCTGTAGGGCTAGGATGATACAGTCTCACTTATCCCACATTCTGTTTATTAGAAGCTAGTCACTAAATACATTCCTTACtcaaggggagggaaatgagctTAGTCCTGACCCTTACACAGTCCTAGGATTGCTTCTGCAAAGTGATGTAGTTCTCTTGACTCTGGCAGGCTAAAATACTTCATAAAGCACCAGGTAGAGCCATCTGAGGTGCTTGTTTAGTCTTGGCTGCTGTACCAGAAAAGCCTAGCCTCTCAGCTCTGGTCTTCTGTAGAAGCTAAATTTAGAGTATTGTGCAGCTTCTCTAAGCCAAAAGTCAAGTCACCTTATCGTGTTTTGCTTTTCATGTAATTTCTCTAAAAAATATTAAcactgtgtatgcatatgtgcgcgcgtgcgcgcaatTGGCTAACCACTAAAGTAACACTAAGGCTGAATTTAACTTGCTACCTTTCTTGGACTCCTGTGCATGATTTTTCCTGAAAAGACCAAAATATCAGGACTGATGCTTCCAGAAATAGTCAAGTTGAGTTTCTCTGAGTCTTTCTGGCAGGTAGACATCTATGAAACCTATTCTGTTGTTTTGCTTAAGGAGTAAGAAAGAGTAAAAGACTGGTGGTTATTGCTAGGCCAGCAATATTTATGATTACTTAAAATAGCTGTTTGTGCTCAGAATGCCCCTGAACTGAAGCAAAGACCGTGTGTGGCAAACACTCCAGTAGGACTTGGTCTACATGCTAGGCTTAAGTTAGTCCTTTCAAAGACCCACCAAGCTCTGCTACAATGCTGCATCCTCTTTAAAAATTGTCCCTTTTGAAATATAACTTAAGCACCGTTAATTCTTCCTTTTAAAGCATTCTAACCAGCAGTGGAGTCTAATCTCGGGCCATGTTGGAGCTCCATAAAGAAACCCAAAACCCATTCAGGCTTCTTTTCCTCCAACCTTAAGTAGTCATAATCTTCTTTCTGGCTATAGAGCTGCTTATTCTGGATGTTCTTAGCAGTAGAGTCATACACTATGTGATATTTTGTGACTGGGTTTTTCATTTAGCATGTCTTAAGATGCATCATGTTTTAGAATGCATTGGTACTTTATTCCTTCTAATCAGATAATAGGACATTGTATGGCAATATCATATTTTACTCATTCATCAGCTTGATGAGTATTTGGGTAGTTTCTTCTAATTGCTGTGGATATTTAttgactgtatgtgtgtgtacatgtgtttctcttgggtatatgtccaagagcaGAGTTGCTGTGGGCAGATGGTAATGTTGTGACATTTTAAGGAATGTCGCTTAGTGCTAAAACACCTGCATACCATGCATGAGGCCCAGAACACCTGCATACCATGCATGAGGCCCAGAACACCTGCATACCATGCATGGGGCCCAGAACACCTGCATACCATGCATGGGGCCCAGAACACTTGAGTAACGTGCATGGGGCCCAGAACACCTGCATACCATGCATGGGGCCCAGAACACTTGAGTAACATGCATGGGGCCGAGAACACTTGAGTAACATGCATGGGGCCCAGAACACTTGAGTACCATGCATGGGGTCCAGAACACTTATGTACCATGCATGGGGCCCTGACTTTGATCCCTAGCATtgctaaagaagaaaaagagaagcacCTGCCCTGTTTTACATCCCAGCAGCAGTTTGTGTTCCATTTTTCTATATCTTAATTATGTTTtcactgccttttaaaaattgagatgaAGTTCACAGAATATAAATTAACCATTTAATGTCTGATTAATTGACAGTACATTTTCAGTCCCCATATGTTTttatcagtcccaaagaaaacgcTATTCATGGAGCAGTCATCTGTCTTTTTGATTATATTTAAGTTTTCATGGGTATAAAGTACTATCTCCTTATggctttggtttgcttttttctaAAGGCTTATGATTTGATGTGGTTATTGGCCATTCATGTATCTTCTTTGGAGAAACGTCTTCCAAGTTCTTCATtcagttttaaattgttttattaatcATTGATTTGGGAGCATTCTTAATATATTCCAAGTATAAGTTCCTTATCAGATAATGCACTCCATTCTTTATAGCCCCTCCCTTGACTAGGttcagaggggaggaggaaggttgCAGTGAAGCCAATGCCTCTCATTGTCTGGGATAATGGGTACAGCTTGGTGTTAGGCCCCATCTGTGGCTCCCCTCAGAACACTCACTTGCTTTTCCTTCTCAGGTTGAAATGTTCCTTCTTGCATATGCTGTTCGCCACACCATCCAGGTGTACCGGTTGTCCAAGTATAACACCGAGGAGTTCATCACAGTCTATCCCACTGACCCCCCCAAGGACTGGCCAGTGGTGACCctcatagctgaggatgatcgGCACTATAACATCCCTGTCAGAGTGTGTGAGGAGACAAGTCTGTGAGAAACACCCATGTGGACAGCTGTGAGAGGCAGCACAGGTGTACACGCAGCTCCTTCTCTGGGGCCTCTGGGCTGCAGCTCTCCAGGGACAATCCGGGAGAATCCTTGGGCCCCTGGAACCAACGGGAACTGTGATGCTCTGAAGACTAACTGTTGATAACAAGAAGTAGCCAAGTCATTGTTCTATCTGTTACACAGTGTGTCTCACTGGGGGCTTCAGCATGTGCCTTTGGGAGGTACAAACAACTTCTCAGTACAGCAGATGTTTTTGTGTCAGAGGAAATTGTTTGCAAAGAAACATGTCCAATGAAAGTTCTGATGGTAAACTGGCGTTACTTTTTAAGACagtagttttgtttttgacttttattCTTTTGGAGTTCGTGGTGATTGGTCCCATTAGTGGTCTTCCTATGAGATATGCTTAAGTGGTAATATCCTGGAGTGGATAGTTACAGTATCTTTTGTTAGCTTCACCTGCTTTTGGAGGGATGACCagtgaatttatatttatatcccaGTTAATACTATTTTAAGTAGATTGTCTCTTAGAGGATTAAGAATTGGGTCTCAGAGTAGATTTTTTTGAAGCCTGGAAAAGATACAGGAGAGCACAGGGAGGAGTCTAGACACTGATTTCTGAGGCTTGGTGCCCTGGAATTGAGAGATCCTGTTGGCACATGTGCCCTAGTGTTGGGGTTGTGGATTACGATAAGTTCCAATGGTCACGATTCTACCCTCAGAACCAAGTTTATATCCACCTGTTTACAGAAGTGGAAATGAAAACTGTCTCTGAAGTTGACATGTTCTCCTTTGCCCCTTTCATGCTCTTGAAGATCTCACGAACTGCCAAACCCATATGTGACAGGATGAGAGACAGCCAACGATCCAGGATGTCTGATAGGCAAGTAAAGCAGAAGCATATGGTAAGCAATGCAAAAGTGCATAGCTGCTTGGGCAGCTAGAAGGAGGCAACCATGCTAGCTATGATAGGTCTGTGTGCATGGCACAAGCCATGGCCCTGACTTGGAGACCTGCTAAGCATGGGCTACCTTGGGTCCTTTGTGCCCATGGTCTTTGTTCATGGCGACCAGACACACCCCTCTTTAGGATTCCATTTGTGGCACCCCAGTCGGTTCAGCATTTGTTGGTGCTGTTATCTTGAtgaattgaatttattttttcatagttAAAACCTTTAATTTAATCCAATTCATACAGATGATGAGCACCTTGTTTTGGGAGGCAGGATAaccctttaaaatataaattgtcatttaattaaaaattaagtcttAAAAAATATTGTCTTAGGTAGGAAAACTCAGGATATACAAATCATTCAGTAGTATTTCTTCTGTTCCCTCGTGAGTAAAATCACAACCTTTGGTTAACTGTtcagtgctgtgctgtgtgtaacTATGCTAGAGAGTCTGTTTTCACTGTGAAATGCTATGGTACCCTTGAGAGAGGAGGGTACCTAGCATTCAAGTTAAAGTAATAATAACGGCTTACTGTTgactttgacattttattttgtttgtaattaaATAGTAGGAAATGCCTGCCATTCGTGTTTGAAGAGTTTTGAAACCAGAACTTGAAATGCTTAGATAATTCCTAGTAGGAGTCATTTGTGCTGTTTGGGGACCTCGAAACTGTCCATGGGGCTTAGTCACTATTGAATTTTAGCAGTGCTCTTGGTAATACTCATGCTTACCTGCATTTTAAAGACAAGCTAATCTTAGTGAGCTTGAACTGGACTTCTGGGAAACCTCTTTATATTTGATACTTCCTTCTTGTTTGTGATATTGTTAGATACAGTTTCCCTATATTATGTCCCATGAAGTTAATGTTGCCTTTTCAGAATGTTTTCAGATTTTCTTGCTCACCTATGTTGGTTGTGGATGTGCAACACCTGTTGGTTGAGTCATGCATGTGGTCATGGTGGCAGCATTAGTGCCTCTAGTGAGTTGGATATGAGATAGTTGCATTTCCTCCTGTATGCATAAGGAAATATTCTCATTGCATAGAGGAGGCTTCATCTTGTTTTCCTGTCTAGCTGCCAACTCTTTGATTATACTACAGAATATTCAGTCGTGTCTGATGAGCTTTTTCTTGAAGAAAAATGACATTGCATGTCCTCTTGTGTATTTTTTCCTTCCAATTTTAGGACTTACTAAGGAAAATTGCATACCATATGAATTGATAAAACTTCTGTTGGAAGAACatccatgtttttttgttttgttgttaatttaTTTGGTTGATTTTGACTTTCTGAGACATAATCATTCTCAGGTTTTCAACTCCTGAGAGCTATGAATGTAGGGATTGCCACCATAGTAGTACATTTGTGAGGTCTTATGTGTTGAAGTGGCTCTGTGCTGTTCTTCCCGTCCCCTCCTTTTCACCCACATGTGCTCTTTACCTAAGAAACAGTGGTCTTGTTTTTGTGAAGGTGTTGTAGATGTTTTTTGAGGTGATGTACTACCCACGATGAACCTCTGATGGTGACTATGAGCAGGACTGACGTACACTTCCTGCCATGTCTTCCTTTGATATAAAAATTTAGTTTGATCagtttcttatctttttttcttagCATTACTTTGCAGGTGTTCCCTGCTGAAAGCTGGAGCGTATTTTTGGGAGCGTAAACCGTTGAGGACTCTTGCTTGTCGGTGTACATAAAACAGACAGCTTTGTGTTAAGCTCTGTTGTTCCTTAAAAAAGCAATAACGGCACTAGAAGTAGAAAGCCTTCAGTTGTGCTTTTCATCTGAGAGAAACGCCAGAGCCCAGTTTGGCAAAGGTGGAGAGCAATGTCAGTTTACAGTTTTAGGAAGGTCTGAGGAACTAAGAGGGGAGCTGAAGGAGGAACTGGCTTCAGAATGCACTTTAAAACGATGCAGGTCTTAGTTTCAAAAGACCTGTTGCTCTAATAAAAAGctctgacaaaggcaacttaaggagAGAAGGTTTTATTTTAGCTCACTGTTCAAGggtccatcatgacagggaagtcAGGTGGCAGGACCTTGAAATAGCTAGTCACATGACATGCTCAGGCAGGAACCCAAAGCAGTGAATGCATGCTGCTGCCCAGTTCCTTTCTGCATTTATGTAGTCCACGGTGCCAGCCAGGGCATGGTGTCACCAAGGTGAATGGATGCTCTCACCTCAGTGAAGGCAGTCGTGGTCATCTGCAGGCATGCCCAAGAGGTTCATCACCCATGGGAGTCTAGATTCTGTTAAGTTAGCAATTAACACTAACTGCCACActgtataaaaacaaaagcagtagATGCCCAACAGACTATGCTTAAATTATAAGAGAATAAAACTCTGAATGACTTTGAAGAGTTaatgaagaaatatattttattgactCCTCCCCAAATTTAAGTCCTTTCTTTTAAGATCATCTCTTCAGAGGATAGGGGATTGATCTGGTGCTTAGCCATGCAGCCCTTGAATAAAGGTGTGAGTGAGGACATTCATGCCATGGATAGCACCAGGGTCAACTGCTTCTGTACCCTTGGCTGCTTTCCCCAGGTCAGTAACACATAATCATTACAAGAAAGGGACACGGAGCACAGCATGTAGATAGCCTCGGTCATCATTCTCCAGTAACCAGTGCTGCAGTCTTAATTTTAAACCTCAAAATAAATttgtgattaattttagttttcatttatctATTGAAAATTGCCTTGATCTACAACAACATAAATGGTGCTAAAAATATGGTAGCCCTTACGAGAATGCAGCAGCCACTGTAGTGCTGTGACTTCAGAGTAGCCCAGATGAACGTGAGTAATGAATGCCCTTTCATTTCCATTCTGTCTGTGAAAGGACTCTGGCTTTGTTACCTGTATTGTAGCAGCTTGAGGAGGTTGGCAGCCCACTCGGAGATTCTGCCTGTGGGGAGGGCATGGTTTTTTCTTGGGATCATCATGAGATGCACTTATGAAACTTGCTGTGCTCTTGTCACCTTGATTAGCAAAGTCTGCTCTTTGTACTCTGGCATGGCAATGCTGGTCAGTCGTCCACTGCCCTAAAAGCCATACTCCTAAGCTGTGGACTGATCTCAGGTGCCTGGCCCATGGGGTGGAAGTTTCCTGTCATTTGTAGTGTCTCTTGTCTTCACTGTTCAAGATTGAGCTTCCTCTTGGTCTTTGCTTTTGATTCCTTTAATACACTCAGATGCCAAGGATTGTGAAAACAACTCAACTCAAAATAAACTTAGTAAACTCTGAAGCCTGTTCTGGTGCTGTGGTGTTAAGTATCTGCTTTTAAGGACCGTGGCAGACTGGGACCTGTGCTGAAGTCAGCTCTGACATCTCACCGCCTTTGTGGGCAGAGGGATTAAGATTTggtgtgtgggggctggagagatggctcagcagttaagagtactggctgctcttccagagtactctggtttaattcccagcatccacatagcagctcataatgttctgtaactccagttccagggggcctgacaccatggcaaaacaccaaagcacataaagtaaaataagattcTGTGTTTGCTATTAGGCAGTGCTGAACGTAGAAGATATTCTGTGATCAGCACAATGTCTGAAGGTATGCagtttggctgtggatctgggCCGAACAACAGTTCCACTGCCTACTCTAAGTAAGATGAGCATGACTTGGGTAAGTTACCAATCCTCCCTAAATCTTTATCTTAACCGTGCACAACCTGTctgaggtggtggtggagaaAGATGCCCTCAGCCTGCAAAACAGGTCTCCAACAATAAATAGTCCTTGTCACGTGTTTGCTGGGCA
Above is a window of Microtus pennsylvanicus isolate mMicPen1 chromosome 6, mMicPen1.hap1, whole genome shotgun sequence DNA encoding:
- the Otulin gene encoding ubiquitin thioesterase otulin isoform X6, which codes for MDIMDYCKKEWRGNTQKATCMKKGYEEVSQKFTSIRRVRGDNYCALRATLFQAMSQLTELPLWLQNPDLMLVTAHGTAPLAALGCPSSPFPPHTSLEQLPEKLINKYSWIKQWKLGLKFDGKNEDLVEKITESLALLRTKWARLAEMKTAEARQVACDELFTNEDEEYSLYEAVKFLMLNRAIELYDDKEKGKEVPFFSVLLFARDTSSDPGQLLRNHLNQVGHTGGLEQVEMFLLAYAVRHTIQVYRLSKYNTEEFITVYPTDPPKDWPVVTLIAEDDRHYNIPVRVCEETSL